The nucleotide window TCAGCGGCGTGCCCGCCTCCGTGAAGTCCGGGCCCAGGGTCAGCGTCATCGGGTCCGCGTCGCCCGCGTCCGTCGTCGATGGCTTCAGCGCCGCGGCCGAGAGCCCCATACTGTCCGCGAGTTGGCGCGCCTGGTCCGCCTGGTTGGGGGCGTAGACGAGCTGGGTCTTCGCGACCTTCCCGGGCGCGTTCGCCTTGTTGCTGGACTTCAGGACGCCTTCCGAGTTCTGCAGCCAGTCGATGACCTCCTGCGCGGACCCGGCCGGTGCGCCGCCGTTGTAGACGTCGACCCGTACGTCCGCCGATGCCGCGCGGGGACCCTTGAGCTTCGCCGCCGCCTGGGCCTTCTTCTGCTTCTTGACCTCGGTGAGGGAGATGTCCTCACGGATCATCGAGAAGAGCTGCGGAGCCTTCGCCTTGTCCAGGACGACGGTGGCCTTGACCTGCTCCGCGGGATTGTCGACGACCGGCACCGTCGTGAAGGTGATGTTCTTCATCTCGACGGAGCTCAACTCCATGCCGAGCTCGCGCAGTTGGTTGATGTCGTCGATCCGCTCGTCGACCGTGAGCGCCTTGGTCGCGGCCTCGGCGAGCTTCCACATCTTCGTGGGGCTGGTGAGCGTGTCGTTGGACTTGAGCTTCCGCATCAGCGAACCGAGGAACTGCTGCTGGATCTCGATGCGGCTCAGGTCGCCGCCGAAGCCGACGGAGTGACGCGTGCGCAGGAAGGCCAGCGCCTCCTCGCCCTGGAGCGTGTGGTCGCCCTTGGGGAGTTTGAGGTGCGAGTCGGGGTCGTCGATGTCCTTGGCCAGACAGACGTCGACGCCGTCGACCGCGGCGGTCAGCGTCTTCACCGCGTTGAAGTCCGCGACCATGAAGTGGTCGGCCTTGATGCCCGTCAGCGCGGTGATGGTGCGCATGGTGCAGCTGGGCGTGCGGTCGTACTGCCCGAGGCTCTCGTTGAACCGCTTGCCCGGCGTTCCGGGGATGACCTTCTTCGAGCCGTCGCTCTGGGTGGTCGGGCAGTCCGGGATGTCGGCGATCAGGTCGCG belongs to Streptomyces finlayi and includes:
- a CDS encoding LCP family protein, coding for MDAQGRGRGEAVDPADQWVLNPDTGDYELRLAPSAERPPAPSAPGRSARRRSGGGERVTVPGQRGRPDPKSSRQSRGRPSRQPEQQTGRRRPKQKAKKKKALVWTGGVMAFLLVAVGTGGYLVYQHFNGNITAVSDDGAGTGGFSKDRAINVLVIGTDKRTGAGNEGYGDAGSAGHADTTILLHVSKDRTNATALSIPRDLIADIPDCPTTQSDGSKKVIPGTPGKRFNESLGQYDRTPSCTMRTITALTGIKADHFMVADFNAVKTLTAAVDGVDVCLAKDIDDPDSHLKLPKGDHTLQGEEALAFLRTRHSVGFGGDLSRIEIQQQFLGSLMRKLKSNDTLTSPTKMWKLAEAATKALTVDERIDDINQLRELGMELSSVEMKNITFTTVPVVDNPAEQVKATVVLDKAKAPQLFSMIREDISLTEVKKQKKAQAAAKLKGPRAASADVRVDVYNGGAPAGSAQEVIDWLQNSEGVLKSSNKANAPGKVAKTQLVYAPNQADQARQLADSMGLSAAALKPSTTDAGDADPMTLTLGPDFTEAGTPLTAPSKAPEDIQRVEADKPVCAK